The sequence below is a genomic window from Granulicatella elegans.
GCTCTCATAATTTCCTATAATCAAATCACATATAATTCCACCGATTACAGCAAAGACTGCATGAGGCAAATGTCCTCCTGACAATGCAATTAAACCAAGAAGCGTTCCTGATATTGTAAATACGCCCTTCTTTTTAACTTTCAAAGCCATAAGGATATAAACGGTAGCAGCTACCATAAAGCTAACTCCTGAAGCAATAAATCCTCCAATCACTGTTGTTGCCATAGCAAATGCAACCGCCATGTATATGACAATTCCAATTGCATTAAAGATTCCGATTGTAATAAAATCACGACCATTTAATTTGTTTTTCATAAAAGTCCTCCTAATAAATTTTCTGTATTACTATCACAAGAGCAATCATCAAAGCTCCTAATAGTCCAATCAACAAATCCGTTGTTCTAAACCTCAATTTTGTTAATGTAACCCTGTTCTCATCACTATCAAGTCCTCTAATGAGTGCTGAAGCTGACAGTTCATCTGAAATCTTAATCATTCTCATTAAAAGCGGAACAAGCGTATATTCAATATATTTAATTGGATGTAGCAAGGGGAAAAATCTACTTGTTACGATTCCTCGAATCTTCATATTCTCTTTTAATGCCTTGAGTTCTATTTTTATAGTTGGTACAAACCTAAGCAAAACACTAAAAGGTATACCAATGCTTCTTGGTACTTTCATTCTATTTAATGCTTCAAGCATTTCACTTACACTTGTAGTCTTTGTTATATATCCACCAAACATAGCAATTAAGGTCATCCTTGATGCAAAGTAAATAAACATATATATTGCAAATACGATACTTGCTTCACAAAACTTTCCAAGCCATAACTCTATGCAGTATAAAATCACAAAAAACAAAATAAAGCGTAATGCTCTTTTCCACATACTGCTGTATACATACAGAAAAAAGGCAAAGAGAATCAGTCCGAAAAGTAGAATTGTATCGCTTATAAAAAAGCTCGTAAATCCAACAATTGGAAGTAGAGTAAGTTTTATTCTCGGATCGACTGTTTTTCTATCCATCAAGTTATCTACCTCCTCTCATCTTGTCCAATATGAGAATTTTATTACTTTCACTCATATTCAAAACACTTTCTATTTTTCCATCTCCCATTACCCAGAGCTTACTCACTGTGTTCGCTAAAAACTCAAAATCATGACTTATCACCAAAACTGTTGTTCCATTTTTTAATTGTTCTTCAATTAATTTTGCCACTGAAAGCATTGAGTCTTTATCACAACCTGATGTTGGTTCATCATAGATAAAAACTTTTGCCTGTTTCATCATTCCACAAGCTATTGTGAGTCTTTGTTTTTCTCCTCTTGATAAAGCAAACGGATGCTTATCAATGTATTTATCTAAGCCAAGTACATTCAAAATAGACTTTGCCTTTTGAGTATTTTCTTTTTTATCTTTACTTGAAATACCAAGCAGCATTTCATCAAGTACACTTTCCGAAAACAACTGATAGTCTGAATCTTGAAAGACAAAATATGACATATCCATTAAATCTTTATGATTAAGCGAATTATCTTTCCCCGTCCATATCTTCCCCTCTTTTATCTTCTCAAGTCCTGAAATCACTCTTGCAAAGGTAGTTTTTCCGGTACCATTTAAGCCGATAAGACCAATGGCTATTCCGCACTCCATATTAAAATCAAGATGATTTAAAATGTACTGTTTTTGCTTCTTTCCATCCTTAGCTACATTCGGATAGCAAAATCTCAAGCCTTTTCCGTTTATACTTTCATCATTTAATTGATATGAGTCTTTCTTCTCACTTATCCTATATTCTTCTAATTCAAGAGTTCTTAGTCCATTCTCATCCCAAAACTCCCCTTCAAGATGAATAACTTCTTCCCGACTCAAGTCCAGTGCAATTTCTCCATCTTTCACCAAAAGAAAACGGTCAAATAAAGATTTTACATAGTACAAACGATGTTCAATTAGAACAACTGTTGTTCCTTTTTTCTTTAATTTTTCCAAAATTAAAAATAGGTCAAATGTTGCTTTCATATCCAAATTTGCTGAAGGTTCATCTAAAATTAAAACTTTCGGATTCATCGCATAGATACTTGCAATAGCTATCTTTTGTTTCTGTCCGCTTGATAATTCAAAAACAGATTTTCCTTTCAGTTCCTCAATATCCAGTTCTGCATATACTTCTTCTACTCTCTGTTTTATTTCATCTCTTGATTTGCAAATGGTTTGAAGCCCAAAAGCTATTTCTTCATCTGTCGTTGTCGTAAAAAATTGACTTCTTGGATCTTGAAATACAGTCCCTACAATATGCCCTATTTCATGAAGCGATAATTTGCTTATATCTTTTCCGGACGCAAAGGCTTCCCCTTTCATTTTGCCTTTGTAATAATGTGGAATAAGACCATTCATCACACTTCCAAGAGTACTTTTACCACTTCCACTTTTCCCTGAAATTAAAACAAATTCACCTTTTCTAATTTCAAGATTGACATTTTTTAAAGCAGTTCGTCCATCTTCCCATTCATAATAAACATTTTTTAGCAAAATCATGGTTATACCTCATACTGAGCTTTCCATAATTTTGTGTAGTAACCATTTTTTGCAAGAAGTTCGCCATGCTTTCCTTTTTCAAGTAAATTTCCTTTTTGAAATACGAGAATTTGGTCAGCTTTTTGAATTGTTTTTAAATGATGAGCCACTACAAGTACAGTTCTATTCTTTGCAAGTTCTGTAATAGCATCCTGTATCAAAGATTCGTTTACAGGATCAACATTACTTGTCATTTCATCAAGAATTAAAATCGGTGCATCTTTTAGAAAAGCTCTTGCAATAGATATTCTTTGTCTTTGTCCACCTGATAAAATTCCTCCATTTTCGCCAATATCAGTTTCATAACCTTTTGGTAAGCTCATAATGAAATCATGTATCCTTGCCTTCTTTGCAGCTTTAATGATTTCCTCTTTTGTAGCTCCTTTTTTACCTACTCTAATATTTTCTTCAATCGTGTTATCGAATAGTTGAACATTTTGCATGACAATACTGATACGATCCAAAAGCTCATCATAAGGAATATCCCTTATATCAGTTCCTCCGAGTGTAATTTTCCCTTTATGCACATCATAAAATCTTAGAAGTAAGTTTGTTATAGTAGTCTTTCCACTACCTGATTCTCCAACTAAGGCTGTCATTGTTTTTTCAGCAATAGAAAAACTCAATTTTTCCATTTTAAATTCATCTTTTTCATAGGAAAAATCTATGTTTTCAAAAGCTATATCATTATCTTTCGGAACAATTCCATTCACTTTATCCGGGATTACATCTGCATATAAAATTCTTGAAAGTCTTTCGTAACTATCTACCGCCGAAACATAGTACATATAGTGTTGTTCCATAGAAGCGAACGGCTTATAAAACTCTTTTGAAATTACCGCAAAGATAATAAAATTAAGCACATCGAGATTTCCCTTTATAACAAGTATTGCTCCTGCAATTAAAAGAACTAAATATCCAATATCCAGTAAAAAACCAAATATAGATAACTGTTTTGCCTTGAATCTTGAAGCTGCTTTACTTGTTTCTCCGAACTTTTTCGTTTTGTTCATAAGCTCATTATCTAAGCTCTTATTGTTTGAAAAACTCTTTAGTACAGGTATTCCTCTAACATATTCAACAAATAAGCTAACCATATCAAGAAGTGCTGAGTTGTTCTGATTTTCTATTTTTTCAGATTGCTTAATTGTCAGATATAGAAAGATAAGTGCAATCGGAACAGATACAGCCATAATAATAGCAAGTTTGAAATCAATACTTGCAAGACCAACAAATACGACTGCACCTATCAAAAAATCACCAAACATTCTTGACCACATGTGTCCTACAACAAGGGACATATTATCAACATCTTTGTGTAAAATTGTATTGATCTCGCCCAGTCTTTCGTTGGTATAAAATCCTAAGCTGAATTTTTTTAATTTGATAATCATGCGTTCTCTGATTTGCTGAACAATATCAAAACCTGCACTATGCTTTTTCATATCTGCAACCATATTACAAATACCTTTGAACACTACAAGTAATCCAATCGCAATAAAATATTTATATAGACTTGCTAAGCTCGTTCCATCGAATATTTGGAACAGTATAGAAAATACGATCACAATCATAGCTATGGAGCTTAGTCCATAAAGGGCAAAGAATACACTCGATATAATCAAATCTCTCTTGCCAGTTTTTGTAAGTAGTTTTAACATTTCTCTAAACATTTTCTGTTACCACCTCTTTCAAATTCCATCTATCTACCTTGTTCTGTGCTTCAACCATATCCTTATAAAAATCACATCTTTTCATCAGCTCTTCATGGCTTCCTGCATCAAGAACAACACCCTTATCCATAACAATAATTTGGTCTGAATCTCTAATCGTATTTAGATGATGAGCAATTGTAATGATGGTTTTATCCTTGCTTAAATCGTCAATTGCTTCGCCGATAAGTCTTTCATTTTCACTATCAACAGCCGCCATTGCTTCATCTAATATTAAAATCGGTGCATTTTTCAGTATCATTCTTGCTATAGAGATTCTTTGTTTTTCTCCACCGGATAACTTAACTCCCATTTCACCTACTCGTGTTTCATATCCATTTGGCAATGCTGAAATAAAATTATGGCATCTTGCTTTTTTAGCAGCTTCTATGACTTCTTCTTTTGTTGCATTTAGTTTTCCAATTGCTATATTTTCAAAAATACTTAAGTCAAAAAGGATAACTTCTTGTTGCACACTACCAATCAGCATTGAGATATTTTCTTGACTATATTCTTTTATATCTTTTCCATTTATCAGTATTTGTCCTTCATCTGCATCCCAAAATCCCATAAGCAAATTAGATACCGTACTCTTTCCACAACCGCTTGCTCCTACAAAGGCGTTCAAACTATTTTTCTTAAAATTCAAATTGATATTTTTAAGCTCAAAGCTATCTTTTCCGTATGCAAAATTCACATCTTTAAATTCTATGTTTCCAAATTCTAAACCTTGTTCTGTCTTTTTGTTTGGAAGTGGAACTGTTAATACTTTCCCTATCGCCTTTAACGCTTCCTTAAACACAATAGAAAAATGTTGCAATGTAGCTGTCTTACTTATAGAAGCAGTAAAAGCAGACGATAAAATAATGGCAAGGATAAAATTAGGCGTTGTAATATTTCCATGATAAAGAAATATGCTTCCCAAAATCATGACAATAACCACTCCAATTTCCATAAATATGTCAATGAGTCCCATTGGAATTGTAACCATCCCCATGCTCTTTTTAACCCAGTAAATATATTCTCTTGCCGTTTTTAATGTTCTTTCACTAATTTCCTCTTCTTTAGCAAAAGCCTTAATCACAGAAATATTTTTTACATATTCCATTAGCTCTTCTCTCATTCTGTTTTCATGATTGAAGTAAATCGCAAAGTTTTTATCCATTGTTTTCTGTGAAAGAACTTTTACCAAATACATGAGTGGAACTCCGGCAATCATCCCAAGAGCAAGACGCCAATCCACAAAAATCATAGCTACAAAAATAATGGTAGGCAGAAGTGTAACTGACATTATTTCAGGGAGACCATGAGCAAGATATACTTCCACTTGTTCTACATCATGTTGGACAATGTTGGTAAGCTCTCCTGTATTATGTTCTTTAAAGAATCCCAAACTTAGTTTTTTCAGATGACCGATAATATCTAACCTAAGTTCTGTTAATTTTTCGTATGCTTTCTCATGGGCAACCTTTGTTGCAAAATAATAAAACACTCCTTTTAATACAAACGATATAAAGATTCCCAAAAATATATACTTTAAATTACCTTCGTTAATATTGTTTGTAATTAAAGAACTAATCAAATATACGAGTAAGATTTGTGGTATCAAATCAAATACTATTTTTAAAGCAAGAAGTGAATTGGATAAACCGTTTTTCCCAATCACTTTTTTTCTTAATTCTTTTTCCGGCATGAACAACTCTCCTTTCAAAATTGAATAATATTGAATTTTAATTCAGTATTAAGGTTTAAAGTAAGACTTTGCTGATTACGCAAAGTCTATTTTTTTGTGCTGATTATAGGGATTCCACTCCCTTGTAATAACACCTTGCAATAAGTTTTAGCATATCTTTTGCCCACTTTTCACTTTGATAATGCCTTGCTATTTCAAGAAGTCCCTCTGTAAAGTTACTGGCTAAAATATGGGCAAGCATTGGATCATATTCCTGTTTCGATTGTCTTTTTAAACTTACTTCAATATGAACCTGCATTTGTGATATGAGTTTTTGTTTTGCTTCTGTATGCTTTGTACCTGAGCTTTTATCCATTAAAATAATTAACTTCTTACGATCTTTTAAAAGTTCATGAATATAATTTTCTCCAACCTCATCAAACCTTTCAGAAGCAGAACCTTTTTCCAAAGATTCTTCCTCATTAAAAGCTGACTCGAAGTTTATATAAACAGAACTTACTACTGCATCAAACAAAACTTCCTTATTTTTGAAATAGGTATAAATGAGTGCCACAGGAATATCTGCTTCTTTTGCAATTTCTGTTAATTTGGCACCTCTATAATCCTTTTTATAAAATACTTTTTCTGCTGCTTCGAGTATTCTATTTCTAACTTCTTCTTTTAATACTTGTGCCATAGCACACCTCTTTCTATTCCAATACTGAATATATATTTAATAATAAATCAAAATTCAATATTTGTCAAGATAGGTTTAAATATTTGTTTTTATATACTCACTCACCGGTATCCCCACTCTTTTCAAAACCTTTATTTTCTCCTGTTTCTTCTGTTCTCTCCTTGCCTTATATTTATCTTCATACTCTTTCTGTTTTCCGCTTGCTTTTCGTTTCAGGTAATTTTGATGTAGCTTGTCTTTTCTTTTCTTTATTTTTCTTTCTTCTTCCTCAAGTTTTTGTTTTTCTTCATCACTTAACTCCGCCTGTGGCAGTTCATAATTGCCTATGAAATTAAAGTAAATTTCTATCTTTTGCTTTGATGTCTGACTTCCTTTTCTATCTCTTTCATGTACGACAATCTTTTCTACAAACTCATTTATCATTGTGGTTGTAAGTTCATCAAAGTTTTCATAACGACTGATAAGAGATATAAATTTTTTAGCTCTGTCTGTTTCTTTTTCATATCTTGATACCTGCTGCTCCAAATCCTTAATTTCTTTACTTAAAGTTATCTGCTCCGTTTCATATTGGTTATTTAGTATTTCATATCTGCTATTTGGTATTTTGTTAAGGATCATATCTTCATAGATACGACACATCAGTCTTTCTAATTCCTGTAATCTTCCTTTGCTGTCAATAAGCCTTGTGCGTTTCTTTTCTATCTCTATTTTTTCCTTTTCTTCCATTTCATTTTGAATGGAACGGATAAAGGCTTCATTATCTTCATTAAGGTATTTTTTAATATCTTTTAGTGTTTCCCTAATAAGGTTTAAGACCGCTTCTGCTTTTATTCTGTGTGCTGATGGACAAAGTGTGCCACAAGGTGTTTTGGTATAGGCACTGCAAGTGTAATAGGGAATATTCTTATAATTGCTTGTTCTATGAACATACATCTTGCTCCCACAATCTGCACAATGCATTAGTCCTGTGAGTGGGTGATATTCTCCCCAACCGTCAGGATACCTTTTTACATTTCCTCTTATCCTTTGCACATTATCAAAGGTTTCTTGGTCTATGATTGGCTCGTGTGTATTTTCAAAAATAAGCCAGTTATCCTCGGATACATATTTGCTTTTCTTGTCCTTGAAGTGCTTTCTTGTTTTGAAATTGACTGTATGCCCCAAGTATTCCTGTTTCTTTAAAATGCTTGCTATTGTTGAGCTGCACCAACGATAGGGATGTTCAAAGTTTTTGCTTTGATATAGTCCATAGCCTAATTTCTGTTGATGATAGGCGGGTATATCTACTTTTTCACTCTCCAATATCTTTGCTATTCGATACGGACCATTGCCTTGCATGGTCAGGTTAAATATTCGCCTTACTATCTCTGCTGCTTTTTCATCTACTATCCATTTGTTTTTATCTTTTTCATCTTTGATATAGCCATAAGGCGGTGTGCTTGCAGTATGTTTCCCACTTTCGCCTTTTGACCTGAAAGTCGATTGTATTTTTCTTGATGTATCTCTTGCATACCATTCATTCATGATATTTCTAAAGGGAGTAAAATCATCTTCTCTGTAAAAACTATCTACATTATCATTGATAGCGATTAGTCTTACGCCCTTTTGTCTTAGTATCTCCATACATTGACCGACTTTGAGATAATCTCTGCCAAGTCTGCTCATATCTTTTACAATGATACAACCAATATTTCCTTGATTGACTCCGTTCATCATTGCCATAAATCCCGGTCTGTCAAACTGTGTTCCGCTGATTCCGTCATCTGTAAAGTGAATAATGTTTGACAGGTTATTTTTGCTTGCGTATTCTTCCAATATTTTTTTCTGATTGATGATAGAGTTACTTTCTCCTTGCAGTTCATCATCACGACTTAATCTCTCATAGAGTGCTGTTATCTTTTCAAAATTCCTCATTTTTACCCCCTTTCTCTTAATTTTTCAATAAAAAAAGAATTAAGAAGTACATATTTCACTAAAATAGTGATTAAGTGTTCTCCTTAATTCTATTACTCCAGCAGCAAGTTTATACTTTTTATATTGCTTGACTGCAAAGTGTGTAGGCTCTTTCTTTTCTAATGCTTCAAAGAGTCTGTCTATCGGATTCATATAGGTTTCATCATCTTCTCTGACTTCTGAAGCATCAATCATATCAAGCAGTGTCGCAAAGTTCTTTTCTTCTCTTGGAGCTTCATAGAAGATATATCCAATAAGAGCTGTATAGTAGAGTTTTTCGGCTTTGACCCAAAAATCTTCACCTGATTTTTCACCCTCTCCCTTTGTATTTGCAATGATTGTCTGCACTAATTTGAGTATATCTTTTTCACTTCTGAGATAGGCGAATGGATTGTACTTCATGCTCTTTTTGAAGTTGATGGTATTTAAAATTTTTATCTCATAGCCATTATCTTCAAGCATCTTGCCACACTCAATGACTATCGTTCCTTTCGGATCTGTAACACAATATGATGAGTGCATTTGCATTAGATTTGGCTTTACATAAAATCTTGTTTTTCCGGAGCCTGAACCGCCAATAACAAGTACATTTTTGTTACGAGCATACTTTGGATTAGCAGGTCTCCCATTCATGGTTAATCGCTCGGTTTGAGTAAGCAAAATATTGTTTTGGAACTTTTCATCCACATACGGCTCTATATCTTTTCTCGTTCCCCATCTTGCCGATCCATACTCTTTCCCCTGTCTGAACTTTTTTGCATTTTTGCCTTTGGTATAGACGATAAATTTAATTAAAGCTGCCACACCCACGCCCATTAAAACATCTATTGGATGAACGCTTGGAATAAAACTCATGGTATTAAGTTCTAATATTCCTTGAAAAATTTTGTCAATAATATCGCCACCCGTATATGCTCGTACATGGTGAGAAAAGATATTGCCAACATAGAAAAATGCAAGATAGGGAATATTCTGCTTTAGAAACTTTGCCTTATCCTGCACCTTAAATAAGCCTTTGATGTCTTTTAGTATTTTATCTATCATAGGCTCTGCTCCTTTTGTTTATTCTTGACTTTATCTTTAGAAACAGCGTTCTTTGCCATCTCCTTGAACTTCTCAATATTTTTATGAATGGACTCTTTTCTTTCCGTTTTCTTTTCTGATTCTGCAAGAGCGTATTTAAAGGCTTTATCCATTACTTTCATGTCTTTTGCCTGAAAGAATACGGAGTATTTCCCGCTTTCTTTATCTTTCATCACAGAAAACTTTACCCCATACCTATTCAGTTCCTTTTTCAGTTCTTTCAGCTCTGTTTCTTCTACCGGAATTTCTTCAAGCTGTCCCTTTTTTACCATATCTTTTAACTTTACTTCATTTCCTTTGCTACTAACGAGCTTTTCCAGTCCTCCAAGTTTTTCAGCCTCTTTCATCAGTTTCTTTAATAAGTTAAGAAGCAGCTTCCCCGTTACTTTGGCAGCTTTCACTTCCATGTTCAGCGTTTTTCTTGCGATTTCTTCATTGATCAAGTTCTCTCACCTCCTGTCAGCAGTCTTTCTTTATTCCTCTTTAATTTTTCTTCCTGAATAACTTTCCTGTAATCTTCTCCAAGTACCATCACAGGAATACACATCTCGATAATCCTTGAGTAAATTCTTTGGTATTCCACGCTCTCTGTACAGTTTCCAATTTGGCTGTATGAAAGATTTGTGGTAAAGATTGTTGGCTTATGCTTTAAGTACCTGTTATTCACAATGTTATATACCTGCTCTTTTGCATAGCTTGTATCTCTTTCAATTCCTAAATCATCTAAGATGAGAACGGAAGTGTTTACAAGGGATTCGATATATGCGTTTTTATCAAGGTCAAATCCTCCTTTTTGCAGTTCATTAATTATCTGAGCAAAGTTTCTAATCTTTACGCTTATCTGATGCTGTTCAATCAGAGCATTGGCAATAGAGCAGGCAAGATAGGTCTTTCCGCTTCCAACAGAGCCATAAAACAGGAGTCCGATATTTT
It includes:
- a CDS encoding MptD family putative ECF transporter S component translates to MKNKLNGRDFITIGIFNAIGIVIYMAVAFAMATTVIGGFIASGVSFMVAATVYILMALKVKKKGVFTISGTLLGLIALSGGHLPHAVFAVIGGIICDLIIGNYESKGRMIIGYGIFALADFLGTVIPVILFGTASFVERASKWKMSEAQINEALSYFKVSWAVGFALITFVLACIGAFVATKILKKHFEKAGVI
- a CDS encoding energy-coupling factor transporter transmembrane component T; protein product: MMDRKTVDPRIKLTLLPIVGFTSFFISDTILLFGLILFAFFLYVYSSMWKRALRFILFFVILYCIELWLGKFCEASIVFAIYMFIYFASRMTLIAMFGGYITKTTSVSEMLEALNRMKVPRSIGIPFSVLLRFVPTIKIELKALKENMKIRGIVTSRFFPLLHPIKYIEYTLVPLLMRMIKISDELSASALIRGLDSDENRVTLTKLRFRTTDLLIGLLGALMIALVIVIQKIY
- a CDS encoding ABC transporter ATP-binding protein codes for the protein MILLKNVYYEWEDGRTALKNVNLEIRKGEFVLISGKSGSGKSTLGSVMNGLIPHYYKGKMKGEAFASGKDISKLSLHEIGHIVGTVFQDPRSQFFTTTTDEEIAFGLQTICKSRDEIKQRVEEVYAELDIEELKGKSVFELSSGQKQKIAIASIYAMNPKVLILDEPSANLDMKATFDLFLILEKLKKKGTTVVLIEHRLYYVKSLFDRFLLVKDGEIALDLSREEVIHLEGEFWDENGLRTLELEEYRISEKKDSYQLNDESINGKGLRFCYPNVAKDGKKQKQYILNHLDFNMECGIAIGLIGLNGTGKTTFARVISGLEKIKEGKIWTGKDNSLNHKDLMDMSYFVFQDSDYQLFSESVLDEMLLGISSKDKKENTQKAKSILNVLGLDKYIDKHPFALSRGEKQRLTIACGMMKQAKVFIYDEPTSGCDKDSMLSVAKLIEEQLKNGTTVLVISHDFEFLANTVSKLWVMGDGKIESVLNMSESNKILILDKMRGGR
- a CDS encoding ABC transporter ATP-binding protein, with product MFREMLKLLTKTGKRDLIISSVFFALYGLSSIAMIVIVFSILFQIFDGTSLASLYKYFIAIGLLVVFKGICNMVADMKKHSAGFDIVQQIRERMIIKLKKFSLGFYTNERLGEINTILHKDVDNMSLVVGHMWSRMFGDFLIGAVVFVGLASIDFKLAIIMAVSVPIALIFLYLTIKQSEKIENQNNSALLDMVSLFVEYVRGIPVLKSFSNNKSLDNELMNKTKKFGETSKAASRFKAKQLSIFGFLLDIGYLVLLIAGAILVIKGNLDVLNFIIFAVISKEFYKPFASMEQHYMYYVSAVDSYERLSRILYADVIPDKVNGIVPKDNDIAFENIDFSYEKDEFKMEKLSFSIAEKTMTALVGESGSGKTTITNLLLRFYDVHKGKITLGGTDIRDIPYDELLDRISIVMQNVQLFDNTIEENIRVGKKGATKEEIIKAAKKARIHDFIMSLPKGYETDIGENGGILSGGQRQRISIARAFLKDAPILILDEMTSNVDPVNESLIQDAITELAKNRTVLVVAHHLKTIQKADQILVFQKGNLLEKGKHGELLAKNGYYTKLWKAQYEV
- a CDS encoding ABC transporter ATP-binding protein, whose amino-acid sequence is MPEKELRKKVIGKNGLSNSLLALKIVFDLIPQILLVYLISSLITNNINEGNLKYIFLGIFISFVLKGVFYYFATKVAHEKAYEKLTELRLDIIGHLKKLSLGFFKEHNTGELTNIVQHDVEQVEVYLAHGLPEIMSVTLLPTIIFVAMIFVDWRLALGMIAGVPLMYLVKVLSQKTMDKNFAIYFNHENRMREELMEYVKNISVIKAFAKEEEISERTLKTAREYIYWVKKSMGMVTIPMGLIDIFMEIGVVIVMILGSIFLYHGNITTPNFILAIILSSAFTASISKTATLQHFSIVFKEALKAIGKVLTVPLPNKKTEQGLEFGNIEFKDVNFAYGKDSFELKNINLNFKKNSLNAFVGASGCGKSTVSNLLMGFWDADEGQILINGKDIKEYSQENISMLIGSVQQEVILFDLSIFENIAIGKLNATKEEVIEAAKKARCHNFISALPNGYETRVGEMGVKLSGGEKQRISIARMILKNAPILILDEAMAAVDSENERLIGEAIDDLSKDKTIITIAHHLNTIRDSDQIIVMDKGVVLDAGSHEELMKRCDFYKDMVEAQNKVDRWNLKEVVTENV
- a CDS encoding TetR/AcrR family transcriptional regulator — its product is MAQVLKEEVRNRILEAAEKVFYKKDYRGAKLTEIAKEADIPVALIYTYFKNKEVLFDAVVSSVYINFESAFNEEESLEKGSASERFDEVGENYIHELLKDRKKLIILMDKSSGTKHTEAKQKLISQMQVHIEVSLKRQSKQEYDPMLAHILASNFTEGLLEIARHYQSEKWAKDMLKLIARCYYKGVESL
- a CDS encoding recombinase family protein, producing MRNFEKITALYERLSRDDELQGESNSIINQKKILEEYASKNNLSNIIHFTDDGISGTQFDRPGFMAMMNGVNQGNIGCIIVKDMSRLGRDYLKVGQCMEILRQKGVRLIAINDNVDSFYREDDFTPFRNIMNEWYARDTSRKIQSTFRSKGESGKHTASTPPYGYIKDEKDKNKWIVDEKAAEIVRRIFNLTMQGNGPYRIAKILESEKVDIPAYHQQKLGYGLYQSKNFEHPYRWCSSTIASILKKQEYLGHTVNFKTRKHFKDKKSKYVSEDNWLIFENTHEPIIDQETFDNVQRIRGNVKRYPDGWGEYHPLTGLMHCADCGSKMYVHRTSNYKNIPYYTCSAYTKTPCGTLCPSAHRIKAEAVLNLIRETLKDIKKYLNEDNEAFIRSIQNEMEEKEKIEIEKKRTRLIDSKGRLQELERLMCRIYEDMILNKIPNSRYEILNNQYETEQITLSKEIKDLEQQVSRYEKETDRAKKFISLISRYENFDELTTTMINEFVEKIVVHERDRKGSQTSKQKIEIYFNFIGNYELPQAELSDEEKQKLEEEERKIKKRKDKLHQNYLKRKASGKQKEYEDKYKARREQKKQEKIKVLKRVGIPVSEYIKTNI
- a CDS encoding PcfB family protein — protein: MINEEIARKTLNMEVKAAKVTGKLLLNLLKKLMKEAEKLGGLEKLVSSKGNEVKLKDMVKKGQLEEIPVEETELKELKKELNRYGVKFSVMKDKESGKYSVFFQAKDMKVMDKAFKYALAESEKKTERKESIHKNIEKFKEMAKNAVSKDKVKNKQKEQSL
- a CDS encoding ATP-binding protein, whose translation is MIKELEKVMIEDVEYSFDPEKEYIKDGHAYCKVCHERKDGKALEFFGKQMIFKTACKCDRDREAKEKERQKQLEIERLKSICFTSMIQWAYTFENYQGKENQSLIIAKNFVKDYELMRKENIGLLFYGSVGSGKTYLACSIANALIEQHQISVKIRNFAQIINELQKGGFDLDKNAYIESLVNTSVLILDDLGIERDTSYAKEQVYNIVNNRYLKHKPTIFTTNLSYSQIGNCTESVEYQRIYSRIIEMCIPVMVLGEDYRKVIQEEKLKRNKERLLTGGERT